One region of Aeromicrobium sp. Sec7.5 genomic DNA includes:
- a CDS encoding sensor domain-containing diguanylate cyclase — protein sequence MTFDAATAQLTSSILLAAITTYLMLTTVLQYDTRAGRIISVAYVSVTGTGILTASLPGDGTQQGLGALAAAGITLSFGLLRSGLRLQQLGGSSQLPLAVGASVVTAASVVVFPVTEDRAVPLALSVVFSAAFAAAAVIDSVRGPSSEQPSARVLQAVMLLVATSIVVVAGLIVAGTTSWNGAIDVTVAIGTTTAFSLAAMCVTALRAEDARTTWWGDDARGATAEFELPGSAAFRRDAEDRIERSFAAGAAVGLVWIEIENLEDMADAFGPAVRDRVVVHVGRVIRTHVPPFALIGHFGGGRFAVLTTARARRPVERVANAVRTGLEHRPDGLPVTPGCSIGTSVQGASTESLDRMIEEAQWRARRDTTSAQAAPDPS from the coding sequence ATGACCTTCGACGCCGCGACGGCGCAGCTCACGAGCTCGATCCTGCTCGCTGCGATCACGACCTACCTCATGCTGACGACCGTCCTGCAGTACGACACGAGGGCAGGTCGCATCATCTCGGTCGCGTACGTCTCCGTCACCGGTACGGGGATCCTGACCGCCTCGCTTCCCGGCGACGGCACCCAGCAGGGCCTCGGCGCCCTGGCGGCCGCCGGGATCACCCTCTCGTTCGGACTGCTGCGATCGGGACTGCGGCTCCAACAGCTCGGCGGCTCATCCCAGCTCCCCCTGGCCGTCGGCGCCTCGGTCGTCACCGCGGCCTCCGTCGTCGTGTTCCCCGTCACCGAGGACCGGGCCGTTCCCCTCGCGCTCTCGGTCGTGTTCTCCGCCGCCTTCGCCGCGGCAGCCGTGATCGACTCCGTTCGCGGACCCAGCTCCGAGCAGCCGTCGGCCAGGGTGCTCCAGGCGGTCATGCTGCTCGTGGCGACGTCGATCGTCGTGGTCGCAGGCCTGATCGTGGCCGGGACGACCAGCTGGAACGGCGCGATCGACGTCACGGTCGCGATCGGCACCACGACGGCGTTCAGTCTCGCCGCGATGTGCGTCACCGCCCTTCGTGCCGAGGACGCCCGCACCACGTGGTGGGGCGATGACGCCCGCGGCGCGACCGCGGAGTTCGAGCTCCCCGGGTCGGCGGCGTTCCGACGTGACGCCGAGGACCGCATCGAGAGATCGTTCGCGGCCGGCGCAGCGGTGGGACTCGTCTGGATCGAGATCGAGAACCTCGAGGACATGGCCGATGCCTTCGGACCCGCGGTCCGCGACCGTGTCGTCGTCCACGTGGGCCGCGTCATCCGGACGCACGTGCCTCCCTTTGCCCTGATCGGCCACTTCGGGGGCGGCAGGTTCGCCGTGCTCACGACCGCGCGCGCACGCCGCCCGGTCGAGCGGGTCGCCAACGCCGTCCGGACCGGGCTGGAGCACCGCCCCGACGGGCTCCCCGTCACGCCCGGGTGCTCGATCGGCACGAGCGTCCAGGGGGCCAGCACGGAGAGCCTCGATCGGATGATCGAGGAGGCCCAGTGGCGAGCGCGTCGCGACACCACCTCGGCCCAGGCGGCACCCGACCCGTCCTGA
- a CDS encoding glycosyltransferase family 2 protein → MTVPTGDAGWAVDLLQGMGGTPTRRSTIGCIIPAYNEEDAIAGVLDSLLSQTRLPDVVHVVVNNTTDATAEIAGHYAGMHVRGQDAAMQRTEIFVHDIGENPDKKVGALNYGFTLVEGLDYLLGVDGDTTADPRAVELLVGEIEDDDRIGGISAIYSIDDTDVEGWFPKFLIAGQRAQFAAFNLQNLLRGRNMAVLGGQYSIFAVEALHKVVEQTHQRFPWVRDSEIEDSLLSLQIKSAGYLTKISAGARANVGGMPNLRSLDAQQVKWNTGAIDLMWPGQRGDTKGQPFHPNLRLRWFENISMVVNGFTRLGFIVLLVCALSFDAFEFSPIWLIPPVIATLLNTRVALAMHDANRKDYVFAMALVPSELYMWIRLGHFSRSWVKFASRSQTDNWALQAKAESGGAGATYLMPFAIVAVLIGATIAAWWQLPVDLKSEALVVGWTALGIVTISQTAWLLLRALRRHRGFRA, encoded by the coding sequence ATGACCGTCCCGACCGGCGACGCCGGCTGGGCCGTCGACCTGCTGCAGGGCATGGGCGGCACACCGACGCGTCGCTCGACGATCGGTTGCATCATCCCGGCCTACAACGAGGAGGACGCGATCGCCGGCGTCCTGGACTCCCTGCTCTCGCAGACCCGGCTCCCGGACGTCGTGCACGTCGTCGTCAACAACACGACCGACGCCACGGCCGAGATCGCCGGCCACTACGCAGGGATGCACGTCCGCGGCCAGGACGCGGCGATGCAGCGCACCGAGATCTTCGTGCACGACATCGGCGAGAACCCCGACAAGAAGGTCGGCGCGCTGAACTACGGCTTCACCCTGGTCGAGGGGTTGGACTACCTCCTGGGCGTCGACGGCGACACGACGGCCGACCCCCGCGCGGTCGAGCTCCTCGTGGGCGAGATCGAGGACGATGACCGGATCGGTGGGATCTCGGCGATCTACAGCATCGACGACACCGACGTCGAGGGCTGGTTCCCGAAGTTCCTCATCGCCGGGCAGCGAGCCCAGTTCGCGGCGTTCAACCTGCAGAACCTGCTGCGCGGCCGCAACATGGCCGTGCTCGGCGGCCAGTACTCGATCTTCGCCGTCGAGGCGCTGCACAAGGTCGTGGAGCAGACGCATCAGCGCTTCCCCTGGGTGCGCGACAGCGAGATCGAGGACTCCCTGCTCTCCTTGCAGATCAAGAGCGCGGGCTACCTCACGAAGATCAGCGCCGGAGCCCGCGCGAACGTCGGCGGCATGCCCAACCTGCGCTCGCTGGACGCCCAGCAGGTCAAGTGGAACACCGGTGCGATCGACCTCATGTGGCCCGGGCAGCGCGGCGACACGAAGGGCCAGCCCTTCCACCCGAACCTGCGACTGCGTTGGTTCGAGAACATCTCGATGGTCGTCAACGGATTCACCCGTCTGGGCTTCATCGTGCTGCTGGTGTGCGCCCTGTCGTTCGACGCCTTCGAGTTCAGCCCGATCTGGCTCATCCCCCCGGTCATCGCCACGCTGCTGAACACCCGCGTCGCCCTGGCCATGCACGACGCGAACCGCAAGGACTACGTCTTCGCGATGGCCCTGGTGCCGTCGGAGCTGTACATGTGGATCCGCCTGGGCCACTTCTCACGCTCCTGGGTCAAGTTCGCGAGCCGCTCCCAGACCGACAACTGGGCGCTGCAGGCCAAGGCCGAGAGCGGTGGTGCCGGGGCGACCTACCTCATGCCGTTCGCGATCGTCGCGGTGCTGATCGGCGCCACGATCGCCGCGTGGTGGCAGCTCCCCGTCGACCTGAAGTCCGAAGCGCTCGTCGTGGGCTGGACCGCCCTCGGCATCGTCACGATCTCCCAGACCGCCTGGCTCCTGCTCCGGGCCCTGCGCCGCCACCGCGGGTTCCGCGCATGA
- the pth gene encoding aminoacyl-tRNA hydrolase has product MTWLIAGLGNPGPAYATTRHNVGYLVTDALAARMGGTWSSHRKSRTDVVEGRLAGERVVLGRTRSYMNESGGPLKALGGFFDIAPEQYVVVHDELDIDFGRLRVKLGGGDNGHNGLKSLRGSLGTGEFHRVRVGIGRPPGQQTVHDFVLKPWSSTERKELDINVEEAADAVESLITRGLVETQSAFNR; this is encoded by the coding sequence GTGACCTGGCTGATCGCCGGGCTCGGCAACCCGGGCCCGGCGTACGCCACCACCCGGCACAACGTCGGGTACCTCGTCACCGACGCGCTCGCCGCGCGCATGGGCGGGACGTGGTCCTCGCACCGCAAGAGCCGCACCGACGTCGTCGAGGGGCGCCTCGCCGGCGAGCGCGTCGTGCTCGGCCGGACCCGTTCGTACATGAACGAGTCCGGCGGGCCGCTCAAGGCCCTGGGCGGGTTCTTCGACATCGCTCCGGAGCAGTACGTCGTGGTCCATGACGAGCTCGACATCGACTTCGGTCGGCTGCGCGTCAAGCTCGGTGGCGGCGACAACGGCCACAACGGGCTCAAGTCCCTGCGCGGCTCGCTCGGCACGGGCGAGTTCCACCGCGTGCGGGTCGGCATCGGCCGCCCGCCGGGGCAGCAGACCGTGCACGACTTCGTGCTCAAGCCCTGGTCGAGCACCGAGCGCAAGGAGCTCGACATCAACGTCGAGGAGGCGGCCGACGCCGTCGAGTCACTGATCACCCGCGGACTCGTGGAGACGCAAAGTGCCTTCAACCGCTGA
- the mfd gene encoding transcription-repair coupling factor, with product MPSTAEADGVRSGALLGRLADRVAGLPGLTNALRESADGVRAQSVRGPAALRPFVAHALAGRAGPVLVVTATAREADDAAAVLAETLGPDAVATFPAWETLPHERLSPRSDTVGRRLATLRRLVHPESSEGGAPLRAVVAPVRSILQPHVRGLADLKPVELSVGDDYELDDLVRDLAGAAYARVDLVERRGEFAVRGGIVDVFPPTADHPVRIEFWGDTVEEIRQFSVADQRSLEPVTRVWAPPCRELLLTDDVRARAKALADSHPSLVEMLTKISEGHAVEGMESFTPVLVEEMELLVDLLPEHASVLLCDPERIRARAHDLVATSEEFLQASWAAAATGAESPIDLTSAAFHTLDQVSEHTLSLGHLWWGVTPFGLDADTTGGGDWDLEVEESPELRGDLDGAATVIRNWRTEGLEVVLVVPGHGQVQRTLEWLAEVDLAGAEISARPGADDPAPAEGVVRVLCAELPHGFVARPLGLAVLTHDDLVGQRAAEKATRSMPARRRKQVDPLELAAGDPVVHEQHGVGRYVELVNRVVQGAAREYLVIEYAPGKRGQPGDRLFVPMDQLDQVSRYVGGENPTLDKMGGADWTQRKAKARKAVRQIAGELIKLYAARQSTQGYAFGPDTPWQRELEDSFAHVETPDQLVTIEDVKRDMERTVPMDRLVCGDVGYGKTEIAVRAAFKAVQDGKQVILLVPTTLLVQQHHATFAERFGQFPVTIRPLSRFQSEKESKETMAGLADGTIDMVIGTHRLLQPGVHIKDLGLVIVDEEQRFGVEHKEALKHLRAAVDVLSMSATPIPRTLEMAITGIREMSTIATPPEERHPVLSFVGAYEDRQVVAAIRRELLREGQAFYIHNRVQSIDKAVARLQELVPEVRVAGAHGQMSESELERVMVDFWEKRYDVLVCTTIVESGLDVSNANTMIIERADVLGLSQLHQLRGRVGRGSERAYAYFLYPPDKPLTETAHDRLATIAQHSELGGGMAVAMKDLEIRGAGNLLGGEQSGHIADVGFDLYVRLVGEAVAEFRGETEPQRRDVKIELPIEAHLPTDYVPSERLRLEVYKRLSAVANLEEIDELRAELVDRYGEPPVETETLLEVARLRVAVAGAGVEEITSAGPNVRFAGLKLADSAQMRMRRIYPKSLYKPTTDTLLVPRPREAQVGGKPLAGRELLEWTRTVIGTLAA from the coding sequence GTGCCTTCAACCGCTGAGGCGGACGGCGTCCGCTCCGGGGCGCTGCTGGGTCGCCTGGCCGACCGGGTCGCCGGGCTGCCGGGTCTCACCAACGCACTGCGCGAGAGCGCCGACGGGGTGCGCGCCCAGTCGGTGCGCGGGCCGGCTGCCCTCCGCCCGTTCGTGGCGCACGCCCTCGCCGGGCGTGCGGGGCCTGTCCTCGTGGTCACCGCCACGGCGCGGGAGGCCGACGACGCCGCCGCCGTGCTCGCCGAGACCCTCGGTCCCGACGCCGTGGCCACCTTCCCGGCCTGGGAGACGTTGCCGCACGAGCGGCTCTCCCCCCGCTCCGACACCGTCGGACGCCGCCTCGCCACCCTCCGCCGCCTCGTCCACCCCGAGTCCAGCGAGGGGGGCGCGCCGCTGCGCGCGGTCGTGGCGCCGGTGCGCTCGATCCTGCAGCCGCACGTGCGCGGTCTGGCCGACTTGAAGCCGGTCGAGCTGTCGGTCGGCGACGACTACGAGCTCGACGACCTGGTGCGCGACCTGGCCGGCGCCGCCTACGCGCGGGTCGACCTGGTGGAGCGCCGCGGCGAGTTCGCCGTCCGCGGCGGCATCGTCGACGTCTTCCCGCCCACGGCCGACCACCCCGTGCGCATCGAGTTCTGGGGCGACACCGTCGAGGAGATCCGGCAGTTCTCGGTGGCCGACCAGCGCTCGCTCGAGCCGGTCACCCGGGTCTGGGCCCCGCCGTGCCGCGAGCTCCTCCTGACCGACGACGTCCGTGCCCGCGCCAAGGCGCTGGCCGACAGCCACCCGTCGCTCGTCGAGATGCTGACCAAGATCTCCGAGGGCCACGCGGTCGAGGGCATGGAGTCGTTCACGCCCGTGCTGGTCGAGGAGATGGAGCTGCTGGTCGACCTGCTGCCGGAGCACGCCTCGGTCCTGCTGTGCGACCCCGAGCGGATCCGGGCCCGCGCCCACGATCTCGTGGCGACGAGCGAGGAGTTCCTGCAGGCCTCGTGGGCCGCCGCGGCGACGGGGGCCGAGTCGCCGATCGACCTCACGTCGGCCGCCTTCCACACGCTCGACCAGGTCAGCGAGCACACCCTGTCACTCGGTCACCTGTGGTGGGGCGTCACGCCGTTCGGGCTCGACGCCGACACGACCGGGGGAGGCGACTGGGACCTCGAGGTCGAGGAGTCGCCCGAGCTGCGCGGCGACCTCGACGGCGCCGCCACCGTGATCCGCAACTGGCGCACCGAGGGTCTGGAGGTCGTGCTCGTCGTGCCCGGCCACGGCCAGGTGCAGCGCACCCTCGAGTGGCTCGCCGAGGTCGACCTCGCGGGCGCCGAGATCAGTGCACGTCCGGGGGCCGACGACCCGGCGCCGGCCGAGGGCGTCGTGCGGGTGCTGTGCGCGGAGCTGCCGCACGGGTTCGTGGCGCGTCCGCTCGGCCTGGCGGTGCTGACCCACGACGACCTCGTCGGGCAGCGTGCCGCCGAGAAGGCCACCCGGTCGATGCCCGCGCGGCGTCGCAAGCAGGTCGACCCCTTGGAGCTCGCGGCCGGCGACCCCGTCGTGCACGAGCAGCACGGCGTCGGCCGATACGTCGAGCTCGTCAACCGCGTCGTGCAGGGCGCGGCCCGCGAGTACCTCGTGATCGAGTACGCGCCGGGCAAGCGCGGCCAACCCGGCGACCGGCTGTTCGTGCCGATGGACCAGCTCGACCAGGTCAGCCGGTACGTCGGCGGCGAGAACCCCACGCTCGACAAGATGGGCGGGGCCGACTGGACCCAGCGCAAGGCCAAGGCGCGCAAGGCGGTCCGCCAGATCGCCGGCGAGCTCATCAAGCTCTACGCCGCGCGACAGTCGACCCAGGGCTACGCCTTCGGTCCTGACACGCCTTGGCAGCGCGAGCTCGAGGACTCCTTCGCCCACGTCGAGACGCCCGACCAGCTCGTCACGATCGAGGACGTCAAGCGCGACATGGAGCGCACCGTCCCGATGGACCGGCTGGTGTGCGGCGACGTCGGCTACGGCAAGACCGAGATCGCGGTGCGGGCTGCGTTCAAGGCGGTCCAGGACGGCAAGCAGGTCATCCTGCTCGTGCCCACGACCCTGCTCGTCCAGCAGCACCACGCCACGTTCGCGGAGCGCTTCGGCCAGTTCCCCGTCACGATCCGTCCGCTCTCGCGCTTCCAGTCCGAGAAGGAGTCGAAGGAGACGATGGCGGGGCTCGCCGACGGCACGATCGACATGGTCATCGGCACCCACCGCCTGCTGCAGCCGGGCGTGCACATCAAGGACCTCGGTCTCGTGATCGTCGACGAGGAGCAGCGGTTCGGCGTCGAGCACAAGGAGGCGCTCAAGCACCTCCGCGCCGCCGTCGACGTGCTCTCCATGTCGGCGACGCCCATCCCGCGCACGCTCGAGATGGCGATCACCGGCATCCGCGAGATGTCCACGATCGCGACCCCGCCCGAGGAACGGCACCCCGTGCTCAGTTTCGTCGGCGCCTACGAGGACCGCCAGGTCGTCGCCGCGATCCGTCGCGAGCTACTGCGTGAGGGCCAGGCGTTCTACATCCACAACCGGGTGCAGAGCATCGACAAGGCCGTCGCCCGGCTCCAGGAGCTCGTGCCCGAGGTCCGCGTCGCCGGCGCCCACGGCCAGATGAGCGAGTCCGAGCTCGAGCGGGTCATGGTCGACTTCTGGGAGAAGCGCTACGACGTGCTGGTGTGCACCACGATCGTGGAGTCGGGCCTGGACGTCTCGAACGCCAACACCATGATCATCGAGCGCGCCGACGTGCTGGGCCTCTCGCAGCTGCACCAGCTGCGCGGCCGCGTCGGTCGGGGCAGCGAGCGTGCGTACGCGTACTTCCTGTACCCGCCCGACAAGCCGCTCACCGAGACCGCGCACGACCGCCTCGCCACGATCGCCCAGCACTCCGAGCTCGGCGGTGGCATGGCCGTGGCCATGAAGGATCTCGAGATCCGCGGCGCGGGCAACCTGCTCGGCGGGGAGCAGTCCGGCCACATCGCCGACGTCGGCTTCGACCTCTACGTGCGGCTGGTCGGCGAGGCCGTCGCGGAGTTCCGCGGCGAGACCGAGCCGCAGCGGCGCGACGTCAAGATCGAGCTCCCCATCGAGGCGCACCTGCCGACCGACTACGTGCCGAGCGAGCGGCTCCGGCTCGAGGTCTACAAGCGGCTCTCCGCCGTCGCGAACCTCGAGGAGATCGACGAGCTGCGCGCCGAGCTGGTCGACCGCTACGGCGAGCCCCCGGTGGAGACCGAGACGCTGCTCGAGGTCGCCCGCCTGCGCGTCGCGGTCGCCGGCGCCGGCGTCGAGGAGATCACGAGCGCCGGGCCCAACGTCCGGTTCGCGGGCCTCAAGCTGGCCGACTCCGCCCAGATGCGGATGCGCCGGATCTACCCCAAGAGCCTCTACAAGCCCACGACCGACACCCTGCTGGTGCCGCGTCCGCGCGAGGCCCAGGTCGGGGGCAAGCCCCTGGCCGGCCGCGAGCTGCTGGAGTGGACGCGCACCGTGATCGGCACCCTCGCCGCCTGA
- a CDS encoding sensor histidine kinase, whose product MPLGADAIRVPVSPGRLFATQTALLIAAAIVTGLTFGAGLPTEQSRLALGLTILVLVTVVVGVATWERPWARAVVVAIPMVDLVALNQLRAATPTSGFGFLLVLPVAWLALNAGRAGAIIGVVSATLVAWSPLLLREMGFNPGSVGTPSVAATASLNVSVLIVAGVIAMSSARETAQRRLLATQARRSAEAHRQARREEGVLNAVMDAVPFGVVSLDPRGTYRGSNRAARAMMRHIGLPLSTTPHGLPLYHLDGVTPVAANDLPHVRGLTGAPIDGETYWIGHPDGNRVAVEVSGRLVMDSDGTVDRLVAVFRDVGDSIEAEAARDQAVSSVSHEFRTPLSSILGYIELAADTPGLPDEAVNHLAVAERNTTRLLTLVNDLLATRGRTPRAAVPMSLALVDLAEVVTESVTALRPLAADRVIAMTLDAGDPQTVTGDAFRLRQVVDNLVTNAIKYNVDGGSVTVELAGDDAEVSLAITDTGHGMTEQDHVEVFQPYHRTTDAVVSSVQGSGLGLAISREIVERHGGTIRLESAEAGGTTAILVLPRDAGKAP is encoded by the coding sequence ATGCCGTTGGGAGCGGATGCCATCCGGGTGCCGGTTTCGCCGGGCCGGCTCTTCGCGACCCAGACCGCTCTGCTGATCGCTGCGGCCATCGTCACCGGACTCACGTTCGGCGCCGGCCTCCCGACGGAGCAGTCGCGCCTGGCCCTGGGACTGACGATCCTCGTGCTCGTCACCGTGGTCGTGGGTGTTGCGACGTGGGAGCGCCCCTGGGCCCGGGCCGTCGTCGTCGCGATCCCCATGGTCGACCTCGTGGCGTTGAACCAGCTCCGCGCCGCGACGCCGACCAGCGGGTTCGGGTTCCTGCTCGTGCTGCCCGTCGCGTGGCTGGCCCTCAACGCCGGGAGGGCAGGCGCGATCATCGGTGTCGTCAGCGCGACGCTCGTGGCGTGGTCCCCCCTCCTGCTGCGCGAGATGGGCTTCAACCCCGGCAGCGTGGGCACACCCTCCGTCGCCGCCACCGCGAGCCTGAACGTCTCGGTGCTGATCGTGGCCGGGGTCATCGCCATGTCGAGCGCGCGCGAGACGGCCCAGCGTCGCCTCCTCGCGACGCAGGCCCGTCGATCGGCCGAGGCCCACCGTCAGGCACGCCGGGAAGAGGGCGTCCTGAACGCCGTGATGGACGCCGTCCCCTTCGGCGTGGTGTCGCTCGACCCGCGAGGCACGTACCGGGGCAGCAACCGCGCCGCGCGCGCCATGATGCGCCACATCGGCCTGCCGCTCTCCACCACACCGCACGGGTTGCCGCTGTACCACCTGGACGGGGTGACACCCGTCGCCGCGAACGACCTCCCCCACGTGCGCGGCCTGACCGGCGCTCCGATCGACGGCGAGACCTACTGGATCGGCCACCCCGACGGCAACCGCGTCGCGGTGGAGGTGAGCGGGCGGCTCGTGATGGACTCCGACGGGACCGTCGACCGCCTGGTGGCGGTGTTCCGTGACGTGGGCGACTCCATCGAGGCCGAGGCTGCGCGCGACCAGGCCGTGAGCTCGGTCTCCCATGAGTTCCGGACCCCACTGAGCTCGATCCTGGGGTACATCGAGCTCGCCGCCGACACTCCGGGCCTGCCCGACGAGGCCGTCAACCACCTGGCCGTCGCCGAACGGAACACCACCCGGCTCCTCACCCTGGTCAACGACCTGCTCGCCACGCGCGGCCGGACGCCCCGTGCCGCGGTGCCCATGTCCTTGGCACTCGTGGACCTCGCCGAGGTCGTCACGGAGTCGGTCACGGCGCTGCGACCCCTCGCGGCCGACCGGGTCATCGCCATGACCCTGGACGCCGGCGACCCGCAGACCGTGACGGGCGACGCGTTCCGGCTCCGTCAGGTCGTCGACAACCTCGTGACCAACGCGATCAAGTACAACGTCGACGGCGGATCGGTCACGGTCGAGCTCGCCGGCGACGACGCGGAGGTCTCGCTCGCGATCACCGACACCGGGCACGGGATGACCGAGCAGGACCACGTCGAGGTCTTCCAGCCCTACCACCGCACGACGGATGCCGTGGTCTCGAGCGTCCAGGGGTCGGGCCTCGGTCTGGCCATCTCCCGCGAGATCGTCGAGCGCCACGGCGGCACGATCCGACTCGAGAGCGCCGAGGCCGGCGGCACGACCGCAATCCTGGTCCTGCCCCGCGACGCCGGGAAGGCCCCATGA
- the eno gene encoding phosphopyruvate hydratase produces the protein MASIEAVGAREILDSRGNPTVEVEVALDDGSIGRAAVPSGASTGQFEAVELRDGGDRYGGKGVLKAVEAVNGELGGAIVGFDADDQRAIDNAMSDIDGTPNKATYGANAILGISLATAHAAAESAGLPLFRYVGGPNAHVLPVPMMNILNGGAHADSNVDVQEFMIAPIGAPTFAEALRQGTEVYHALKSVLKADGLSTGLGDEGGFAPNLSSNRAALDLIAKAVETTGLNLGTDIALALDVAASEFHSGEGYTFEGATKTAQEMTDYYAELVAAYPIVSIEDPLDEEDWEGWVTITSELGHLVQLVGDDLFVTNVERLSRGIAEGAANSMLVKVNQIGSLSETLDAVDLAHRAGFTNMMSHRSGETEDTTIADLAVATNCGQIKTGAPARSDRVAKYNQLLRIEELLGSAAVYAGASAFPRLSV, from the coding sequence ATGGCCAGCATCGAAGCCGTCGGAGCACGCGAGATCCTCGACTCGCGCGGCAACCCCACCGTCGAGGTCGAGGTCGCCCTCGACGACGGCAGCATCGGCCGCGCCGCGGTGCCGTCCGGGGCGTCGACGGGTCAGTTCGAGGCCGTCGAGCTGCGCGACGGCGGCGACCGCTACGGCGGCAAGGGCGTCCTCAAGGCCGTCGAGGCCGTCAACGGTGAGCTCGGCGGCGCGATCGTCGGGTTCGACGCCGACGACCAGCGTGCGATCGACAACGCGATGAGCGACATCGACGGCACGCCGAACAAGGCCACCTACGGCGCCAACGCGATCCTCGGCATCTCCCTGGCCACGGCGCACGCCGCGGCCGAGTCGGCCGGGCTGCCGCTGTTCCGCTACGTCGGCGGCCCCAACGCCCACGTCCTGCCCGTCCCGATGATGAACATCCTCAACGGTGGCGCCCACGCCGACTCGAACGTCGACGTCCAGGAGTTCATGATCGCCCCGATCGGCGCCCCGACCTTCGCCGAGGCCTTGCGCCAAGGCACCGAGGTCTACCACGCGCTGAAGAGCGTCCTGAAGGCCGACGGCCTCTCGACGGGCCTGGGCGACGAGGGCGGTTTCGCCCCGAACCTGTCCTCCAACCGTGCCGCGCTCGACCTGATCGCCAAGGCGGTCGAGACCACGGGCCTCAACCTCGGCACCGACATCGCGCTCGCGCTCGACGTCGCCGCGTCAGAGTTCCACTCCGGCGAGGGCTACACGTTCGAGGGTGCCACCAAGACGGCCCAGGAGATGACCGACTACTACGCCGAGCTCGTCGCGGCGTATCCGATCGTCTCGATCGAGGACCCGCTCGACGAGGAGGACTGGGAGGGCTGGGTCACGATCACGTCCGAGCTCGGCCACCTGGTGCAGCTCGTGGGCGACGACCTGTTCGTCACCAACGTCGAGCGCCTGTCGCGCGGCATCGCCGAGGGTGCGGCCAACTCGATGCTCGTCAAGGTCAACCAGATCGGGTCGCTCAGCGAGACGCTCGACGCCGTGGACCTGGCGCACCGTGCCGGATTCACGAACATGATGAGCCACCGTTCCGGCGAGACCGAGGACACGACGATCGCCGACCTGGCGGTGGCCACGAACTGCGGCCAGATCAAGACCGGCGCCCCGGCCCGCTCGGACCGCGTAGCCAAGTACAACCAGCTCCTGCGCATCGAGGAGCTCCTGGGCTCGGCGGCGGTCTACGCCGGCGCCTCGGCGTTCCCGCGCCTGTCGGTCTGA
- a CDS encoding 50S ribosomal protein L25/general stress protein Ctc — protein MAEITIAAEARTEFGKGAARRIRRDDKVPAVLYGHGTDAVHVTLPGHTLMLALKNSNALLNIELGKDKHLAIPKQVQRDPLKGFLEHVDLLIVKRGEKVTVDVPLNITGEAAPDALVGIDTTTISVEVDATAIPTEIEVSVEGLEVGSHLLAKDLQLPQGSTLAVDEDLLIINVTAAPTAAEVDAELAEAEAEVGIEHDEPESENGDDAEADAEAGDAESE, from the coding sequence GTGGCTGAGATCACGATCGCCGCCGAGGCCCGCACCGAGTTCGGCAAGGGCGCCGCCCGCCGCATCCGTCGCGACGACAAGGTCCCCGCCGTGCTGTACGGCCACGGCACCGACGCCGTCCACGTGACCCTGCCGGGCCACACGCTGATGCTGGCGCTCAAGAACTCCAACGCGCTGCTCAACATCGAGCTCGGCAAGGACAAGCACCTCGCCATCCCCAAGCAGGTCCAGCGTGATCCGCTGAAGGGCTTCCTCGAGCACGTCGACCTCCTGATCGTCAAGCGTGGCGAGAAGGTCACCGTCGACGTCCCCCTCAACATCACGGGCGAGGCCGCGCCCGACGCGCTCGTCGGCATCGACACCACCACGATCTCCGTCGAGGTCGACGCCACCGCGATCCCGACCGAGATCGAGGTCAGCGTCGAGGGCCTCGAGGTCGGTTCGCACCTGCTCGCCAAGGACCTCCAGCTCCCGCAGGGTTCGACCCTCGCGGTCGACGAGGACCTCCTGATCATCAACGTCACCGCAGCGCCCACGGCCGCCGAGGTCGACGCGGAGCTCGCCGAGGCCGAGGCCGAGGTCGGCATCGAGCACGACGAGCCCGAGTCCGAGAACGGCGACGACGCCGAGGCTGACGCCGAGGCCGGGGACGCCGAGTCGGAGTGA
- a CDS encoding MazG family protein, producing MTHEPPVAGAALLELVEVMDRLRRECAWTAEQTHESLARYVLEEAHEVLEALDAGDPDQLRDELGDLLMQVVFHARIGSEASGEARFDVDDVARGITDKLRRRNPHVFGDGTARTPAEIDAAWQAVKAQEKRERGGRASVHDGIPASLPALAYADKVLKRLGDPAPARGDDIGLRLLALVAEARAAGVDAEEALRRTVRTLPDAPAG from the coding sequence ATGACCCACGAGCCTCCCGTCGCCGGTGCAGCGCTCCTGGAGCTGGTCGAGGTCATGGACCGGCTGCGCCGGGAGTGCGCCTGGACGGCCGAGCAGACCCACGAGTCCCTCGCCCGGTACGTGCTCGAGGAGGCGCACGAGGTGCTGGAGGCCCTCGACGCCGGCGATCCCGACCAGCTGCGCGACGAGCTCGGCGACCTGCTCATGCAGGTCGTCTTCCACGCCCGAATCGGATCAGAGGCCAGCGGCGAGGCGCGATTCGACGTCGACGACGTGGCTCGCGGCATCACCGACAAGCTCCGCCGCCGCAATCCGCACGTGTTCGGTGACGGCACGGCCCGGACGCCCGCGGAGATCGATGCAGCCTGGCAGGCGGTCAAGGCGCAGGAGAAGCGCGAACGGGGAGGTCGGGCCTCCGTCCACGACGGCATCCCGGCCTCGTTGCCGGCCCTGGCGTACGCCGACAAGGTCCTCAAGCGGCTCGGCGATCCGGCGCCGGCCCGCGGGGACGACATCGGCTTGCGCCTCCTCGCCCTCGTGGCCGAGGCCCGCGCTGCCGGGGTCGACGCCGAGGAGGCGCTGCGCCGGACGGTGCGCACCCTCCCCGACGCGCCGGCGGGATGA